The Streptomyces sp. NBC_00670 genome window below encodes:
- a CDS encoding HAD family hydrolase — translation MTTTVPALGTRSAEGSALQAVLLDMDGTLVDTEGFWWDVERDVFAALGHRLQDSWREVVVGGPMTRSAGFLIEATGADITLAELTVLLNDGFEDRIDRALPLMPGAARLLAELAAHDIPTALVSASHRRIIDRVLAAVGPQYFALTVAGDEVERTKPFPDPYLLAASGLGARPERCAVVEDTATGVAAAEAAGCRVLAVPSVAPITAAPGRTVIASLEEVDLPFLRGLMTSA, via the coding sequence ATGACGACAACCGTCCCCGCGCTCGGAACCCGCTCGGCGGAGGGCTCGGCCCTGCAGGCCGTGCTCCTCGACATGGACGGCACCCTGGTGGACACCGAAGGTTTCTGGTGGGACGTCGAGAGGGACGTCTTCGCCGCCCTGGGCCACCGCCTTCAGGACTCCTGGCGCGAGGTCGTGGTCGGCGGCCCCATGACCCGCAGCGCGGGCTTCCTCATCGAGGCCACCGGCGCCGACATCACGCTGGCCGAACTCACCGTCCTGCTCAACGACGGCTTCGAGGACCGCATCGACCGCGCCCTGCCGCTGATGCCCGGCGCCGCCCGACTGCTGGCCGAACTGGCCGCCCACGACATCCCCACCGCCCTGGTCTCCGCCTCCCACCGGCGCATCATCGACCGGGTGCTGGCCGCCGTCGGACCGCAGTACTTCGCCCTGACCGTCGCCGGCGACGAGGTCGAGCGGACCAAGCCGTTCCCCGACCCCTATCTGCTGGCCGCCTCCGGGCTCGGCGCGCGGCCGGAGCGCTGCGCCGTCGTCGAGGACACCGCGACCGGCGTGGCGGCCGCCGAGGCCGCCGGCTGCCGGGTCCTCGCGGTTCCCTCCGTGGCACCCATCACGGCCGCCCCCGGGCGCACGGTCATCGCCTCCCTGGAAGAGGTCGATCTGCCGTTCCTGCGCGGCCTGATGACGTCCGCATGA
- a CDS encoding ferredoxin, whose amino-acid sequence MTVQQEATGGGEALEVWIDQDLCTGDGICAQYAPEVFELDIDGLAYVKGDGDELLQARGATTPVPLPLLTDVVDSARECPGECIHVRRASDGVEVYGPDAVETADAG is encoded by the coding sequence ATGACCGTGCAGCAGGAGGCGACCGGCGGGGGCGAGGCGCTGGAGGTGTGGATCGACCAGGATCTGTGCACCGGCGACGGGATCTGCGCCCAGTACGCCCCGGAGGTCTTCGAGCTGGACATCGACGGCCTGGCCTACGTCAAGGGCGACGGGGACGAACTGCTGCAGGCCAGGGGTGCGACGACGCCCGTGCCGCTGCCGTTGCTGACGGACGTGGTGGACTCGGCGCGGGAGTGCCCGGGCGAGTGCATCCATGTGCGGCGGGCCTCGGACGGCGTCGAGGTGTACGGCCCGGACGCCGTGGAGACCGCGGACGCCGGGTGA
- the dop gene encoding depupylase/deamidase Dop, which yields MTVRRVMGIETEYGISVPGHPNANAMLTSSQIVNAYAAAMHRARRARWDFEEENPLRDARGFDLAREAADSTQLTDEDIGLANVILTNGARLYVDHAHPEYSAPEVTNPRDAVLWDKAGERIMAEAAERAAQLPGAQPIHLYKNNTDNKGASYGTHENYLMKRETPFSDIVRHLTPFFVSRQVVTGAGRVGIGQDGHEHGFQLSQRADYFEVEVGLETTLKRPLINTRDEPHADAEKYRRLHVIIGDANLSEISTYLKLGTTALVLSMIEDGFIAVDLAVDQPVRTLHQVSHDPTLRHLVTLRSGRTLTAVQLQMEYFELARKYVEERYGADADEQTKDVLIRWEDTLNRLENDPMSLAGELDWVAKRELMEGYRRRDGLDWDAARLHLVDLQYADVRAEKGLYNRLAARGRIKRLLDEKEVERARTQPPEDTRAYFRGRCLEQYADDVAAASWDSVIFDLPGRDSLQRVPTLEPLRGTRNHVKELLDRCRTAEDLVKVLSGG from the coding sequence ATGACCGTACGGCGAGTAATGGGCATCGAGACGGAGTACGGGATCTCCGTCCCCGGCCACCCCAACGCCAATGCCATGCTCACCTCGTCCCAGATCGTCAACGCCTACGCGGCGGCGATGCACCGGGCCCGCCGGGCCCGCTGGGACTTCGAGGAGGAGAACCCGCTGCGGGACGCGCGGGGCTTCGACCTCGCCCGTGAGGCCGCCGACTCCACCCAGCTCACCGACGAGGACATCGGCCTGGCCAATGTGATCCTCACCAACGGCGCGCGCCTCTACGTCGACCACGCCCACCCCGAGTACAGCGCCCCCGAGGTCACCAATCCGCGGGACGCCGTGCTGTGGGACAAGGCCGGCGAGCGGATCATGGCCGAGGCCGCCGAGCGGGCCGCCCAGCTCCCCGGCGCCCAGCCGATCCACCTCTACAAGAACAACACCGACAACAAGGGCGCCTCCTACGGCACGCACGAGAACTACCTGATGAAGCGGGAGACCCCCTTCTCGGACATCGTGCGCCATCTGACGCCCTTCTTCGTCTCCCGCCAGGTCGTCACCGGCGCCGGCCGCGTCGGCATCGGTCAGGACGGCCACGAGCACGGCTTCCAGCTCAGCCAGCGCGCGGACTACTTCGAGGTGGAGGTGGGCCTGGAGACGACGCTCAAGCGCCCCCTCATCAACACCCGCGACGAGCCCCACGCCGACGCCGAGAAGTACCGCCGGCTGCACGTGATCATCGGTGACGCGAACCTGTCGGAGATCTCGACGTACCTCAAGCTGGGCACCACGGCCCTGGTGCTCTCCATGATCGAGGACGGCTTCATCGCCGTCGACCTCGCCGTCGACCAGCCCGTACGCACCCTCCACCAGGTCTCCCACGACCCCACGCTGCGGCATCTGGTCACCCTCCGCAGCGGGCGCACGCTCACCGCGGTGCAGCTCCAGATGGAGTACTTCGAGCTCGCCCGCAAGTACGTCGAGGAGCGCTACGGCGCCGACGCGGACGAGCAGACCAAGGACGTCCTCATCCGTTGGGAGGACACGCTCAACCGGCTGGAGAACGACCCGATGAGCCTGGCCGGCGAGCTCGACTGGGTCGCCAAGCGGGAGCTCATGGAGGGCTATCGGCGCCGTGACGGCCTGGACTGGGACGCCGCCCGGCTGCACCTCGTCGACCTGCAGTACGCCGACGTGCGCGCCGAGAAGGGCCTGTACAACCGTCTGGCGGCCCGCGGGCGGATCAAGCGGCTGCTGGACGAGAAGGAGGTCGAGCGGGCCCGTACACAGCCCCCCGAGGACACCCGCGCCTACTTCCGCGGCCGGTGTCTGGAGCAGTACGCCGACGACGTGGCCGCGGCCTCCTGGGACTCGGTGATCTTCGATCTTCCGGGTCGGGACTCCCTGCAGCGGGTACCCACGCTGGAACCGCTTCGCGGAACGCGTAATCACGTCAAGGAGCTGCTCGACCGCTGCCGCACCGCCGAGGACCTGGTCAAGGTGTTGTCGGGCGGCTGA
- a CDS encoding response regulator yields the protein MAVRVLLVDDQPLLRTGFRMILEAEQDIAVVGEAGDGLQALDQVRALQPDVVLMDIRMPRMDGVEATRQITGPGRDGPAKVLVLTTFDLDEYVVEALRAGASGFLLKDAPANELVQAIRVVAAGEAMLAPSITRRLLDKYATHLPSGDEPVPDTLHTLTDREVEVLKLVARGLSNAEIAADLFVSETTVKTHVGHVLTKLGLRDRVQAAVYAYESGLVRPGAQ from the coding sequence GTGGCCGTCCGCGTCCTACTGGTCGACGACCAGCCGCTGTTGCGCACCGGGTTCCGGATGATCCTGGAGGCCGAGCAGGACATCGCGGTCGTCGGCGAGGCCGGGGACGGCCTCCAGGCGCTGGACCAGGTGCGGGCGCTCCAGCCCGACGTGGTGCTGATGGACATCCGCATGCCGCGGATGGACGGGGTGGAGGCGACCCGGCAGATCACCGGGCCGGGGCGGGACGGACCGGCCAAGGTGCTGGTGCTGACCACGTTCGACCTCGACGAGTACGTGGTGGAGGCGCTGCGCGCCGGTGCCAGCGGCTTCCTGCTCAAGGACGCCCCGGCCAACGAACTGGTGCAGGCGATCCGGGTGGTGGCGGCCGGGGAGGCGATGCTGGCGCCCAGCATCACCCGCCGGCTCCTCGACAAGTACGCCACGCACCTGCCGTCGGGGGACGAACCGGTGCCGGACACCCTGCACACGCTGACGGACCGTGAGGTCGAGGTGCTGAAGCTCGTGGCGCGCGGGCTGTCGAACGCGGAGATCGCCGCGGATCTCTTCGTCAGCGAGACGACGGTGAAGACGCACGTCGGGCATGTGCTGACCAAGCTGGGGCTGCGCGACCGCGTGCAGGCCGCGGTGTACGCGTACGAGAGCGGTCTGGTCCGGCCGGGCGCGCAGTAA
- a CDS encoding RecB family exonuclease — METSTEGGAAAPADTEPQAAPAGVPTAAGPADGTTAEAAPAPAETETASADTAVPAATATATEATAAAEAEVAPATPAIPAQAPAPDPTPATRRRAPARPKSLSPSRAGDFMQCPLLYRFRVIDRLPEKPSPAATRGTLVHAVLERLFDAPAAERTAPRARSLVPGQWDRLRKNRPELAELFADDTDGTRLARWLAEAEQLVERWFALEDPTRLEPVERELFVETRLESGLTLRGIIDRVDVAPTGEVRIVDYKTGKAPRPEYAEGALFQMKFYALVVWRLKKVVPRRLQLVYLGSGDVVTYDPVVEDLRRVERKLLALWEAIRSATETGDWRPRPTKLCGWCDHQQFCPEFGGTPPPYPLPLALPFGAPGSDDGEQGRMGPP, encoded by the coding sequence ATGGAGACCAGCACGGAGGGCGGCGCGGCGGCGCCGGCCGACACGGAACCCCAGGCCGCCCCGGCCGGGGTGCCCACAGCCGCCGGCCCGGCCGACGGCACCACGGCCGAGGCGGCACCGGCACCCGCGGAGACGGAGACGGCATCCGCGGACACGGCGGTCCCGGCGGCGACGGCGACGGCCACGGAGGCCACCGCCGCGGCCGAGGCCGAGGTCGCACCGGCGACCCCCGCCATACCGGCCCAGGCCCCTGCCCCCGACCCCACCCCCGCCACCCGGCGGCGGGCGCCCGCGCGCCCCAAGTCGCTGTCGCCGTCCCGTGCCGGTGACTTCATGCAGTGCCCGCTCCTCTACCGCTTCCGGGTGATCGACCGGCTGCCGGAGAAGCCGAGCCCCGCGGCGACCCGCGGCACCCTGGTGCACGCGGTGCTCGAGCGGCTGTTCGACGCACCGGCCGCCGAGCGCACCGCCCCGCGCGCCCGGTCCCTGGTCCCCGGCCAGTGGGACCGGCTGCGCAAGAACCGCCCGGAGCTCGCCGAACTCTTCGCCGACGACACGGACGGCACCCGACTGGCGCGCTGGCTGGCGGAGGCCGAGCAACTGGTCGAGCGCTGGTTCGCCCTGGAGGACCCCACACGCCTGGAACCCGTCGAACGGGAGCTCTTCGTCGAGACGCGGCTGGAGTCGGGGCTCACCCTGCGCGGCATCATCGACCGGGTGGACGTGGCCCCGACCGGCGAGGTCCGCATCGTCGACTACAAGACGGGCAAGGCCCCGCGCCCGGAGTACGCCGAGGGCGCCCTGTTCCAGATGAAGTTCTACGCCCTGGTGGTGTGGCGGCTGAAGAAGGTCGTGCCGCGCCGGCTCCAGCTGGTCTACCTGGGCAGCGGCGACGTGGTGACGTACGACCCGGTCGTCGAGGACCTGCGGCGGGTCGAGCGGAAGCTGCTGGCGCTGTGGGAGGCGATCCGGTCGGCCACGGAGACGGGCGACTGGCGGCCCCGGCCGACCAAGCTCTGCGGCTGGTGCGACCACCAGCAGTTCTGCCCCGAGTTCGGCGGCACTCCCCCTCCCTACCCGCTGCCCCTCGCGCTGCCCTTCGGGGCGCCCGGTTCCGACGACGGCGAGCAGGGCAGAATGGGCCCTCCATAG
- a CDS encoding site-2 protease family protein → MDESGGSGQPRSGNDRATDRHEGQPPRTDTSRPEPTPDTTDPGRTAEERAPHEGTPGPDTGPPADADTPGDAAPGTPADHAPGGAPAGAPHPPAPAHRGRTEASSGNTGAGAGTGAGSTGTGGPGTGGPGTGGPRGPQRPKDPGGGLLMGRPFGVPVYVAPSWFLVAALITWVFGGQLDRVLPELGAARYLVSLFFAVAFYASVLVHELAHTVAALRFKLPVRRIQLQFFGGVSEIEKEAETPGREFVLAFVGPLLSLVLAGVFYLAMSPVEPGTVPGVLLAGLMISNLIVAVFNLLPGLPLDGGRMLRAVVWKITGTPMSGTVAAAWVGRALAVAVLIGLPLLTQTGALGGDPEDIGGMDTVTDALLAAILAAIIWTGAGNSLRMARLREHLPELRARALTRRAVPVETDTPLSEALRRANEVGARALVVVDAQGEPLSLVREAAIVGVPEHRRPWVAVSGLAQDLTEGMRVSAELSGEELLDVLRATPATEYLVVEETGEIYGVLSAADVERAFVRAMARPA, encoded by the coding sequence GTGGACGAGAGCGGCGGGAGCGGACAGCCGCGCTCCGGCAACGACCGGGCGACCGATCGCCACGAGGGGCAGCCGCCCCGCACCGACACGTCCCGCCCCGAGCCGACCCCGGACACCACCGACCCCGGGCGGACCGCCGAGGAGCGTGCCCCGCACGAGGGGACGCCCGGCCCGGACACCGGCCCCCCGGCCGACGCGGACACCCCGGGGGACGCGGCGCCCGGCACCCCCGCGGACCACGCCCCCGGTGGCGCACCCGCCGGCGCCCCGCACCCCCCGGCCCCCGCACACCGGGGCCGGACCGAGGCATCGTCCGGCAACACAGGCGCAGGCGCAGGCACAGGTGCCGGCAGCACAGGCACAGGCGGCCCGGGCACGGGCGGTCCTGGCACCGGCGGTCCACGTGGGCCGCAGCGGCCCAAGGACCCCGGGGGCGGACTGCTCATGGGCCGCCCCTTCGGCGTCCCCGTCTACGTGGCCCCCAGCTGGTTCCTCGTCGCCGCCTTGATCACCTGGGTCTTCGGCGGCCAGCTCGATCGCGTCCTGCCCGAGCTCGGCGCCGCCCGCTACCTCGTCTCCCTCTTCTTCGCGGTCGCCTTCTACGCCTCCGTCCTCGTCCACGAACTCGCGCACACCGTGGCCGCCCTCCGCTTCAAGCTCCCGGTCCGCCGCATCCAGCTCCAGTTCTTCGGCGGCGTCTCCGAGATCGAGAAGGAGGCCGAGACCCCCGGCCGGGAGTTCGTCCTCGCCTTCGTCGGCCCGCTGCTCTCCCTCGTCCTGGCCGGCGTCTTCTACCTCGCCATGAGCCCCGTCGAACCCGGCACGGTCCCCGGCGTGCTGCTCGCCGGGCTGATGATCTCCAACCTGATCGTCGCCGTCTTCAACCTGCTGCCCGGCCTCCCGCTCGACGGCGGCCGCATGCTCCGCGCCGTCGTCTGGAAGATCACCGGCACCCCGATGAGCGGCACCGTCGCCGCCGCCTGGGTCGGCCGCGCGCTCGCCGTCGCCGTCCTGATCGGGCTGCCGCTGCTCACCCAGACCGGCGCCCTGGGCGGCGACCCCGAGGACATCGGCGGCATGGACACCGTCACCGACGCGCTGCTCGCCGCCATCCTCGCCGCGATCATCTGGACCGGCGCCGGCAACAGCCTGCGCATGGCCCGGCTGCGCGAACACCTGCCCGAGCTGCGCGCCCGTGCGCTCACCCGGCGTGCCGTCCCCGTCGAGACCGACACCCCGCTCTCCGAGGCGCTGCGCCGCGCCAACGAGGTCGGCGCCCGTGCCCTGGTCGTCGTCGACGCCCAGGGGGAGCCGCTCTCCCTGGTCCGCGAGGCGGCCATCGTCGGCGTGCCCGAGCACCGCCGCCCCTGGGTCGCGGTCAGCGGGCTCGCCCAGGACCTCACCGAGGGCATGCGCGTCTCCGCGGAACTCTCCGGCGAGGAACTCCTCGACGTCCTGCGCGCCACCCCCGCCACGGAATACCTCGTCGTGGAGGAGACCGGCGAGATCTACGGCGTCCTGTCGGCGGCCGACGTGGAAAGAGCCTTCGTCAGGGCGATGGCCAGGCCGGCCTGA
- a CDS encoding ABC transporter substrate-binding protein: MNRKTLVLPAVVGLLAPVLAACGGSDSGSSGGDAIVVGTTDTFTQLKTRPAPLDPAYAYDVGTWNVLRQTVQTLMAYPKGDGAPQPDAAQSCGFTDSGNERYACTLRKDLKFSDGTPVTADDVKFSMERALTIKDPEGVFALLSTIDTIETKGDRQVIFHLKTADATFPFKLSTPVAGILNPKDYEKDKLREGFSIDASGPYTLKAEVKDKSMVKAVFTKNPNYKGLLDVKNDKVELESFPSADAMGEALSKGDIDVMARAMTPDQIDKLSAKTNGDINLVEMPGLEIRYLGFNTEADSVKNKAVRQAMAQVINRGQLVSEVYGTQAEPLYSMVAATVTGHSNAFLNKYGDPSVSKAKTRLTEAGITTPVKLTMHYTTDHYGAATKKEFEVLQKQLNASGLFDVSIKGYRWQEDDYKTKEQKGQFDVYGMGWFPDFPDADNYISPFLDKDNTLNTPYVSNKIRNQLLPQSRREADRLSAAKDLTEIQDIVAEDVPLLPLWQGKQYIAARDDITGSEWAINSSSTLQLWELGRGVKG; the protein is encoded by the coding sequence ATGAACCGCAAGACTTTGGTGCTGCCGGCCGTCGTCGGCCTGCTCGCTCCTGTGCTCGCCGCCTGCGGTGGTTCCGACAGTGGGAGCAGCGGCGGCGACGCGATCGTCGTCGGCACCACGGACACGTTCACCCAGCTGAAGACCCGGCCCGCTCCGCTGGACCCGGCCTACGCGTACGACGTGGGCACGTGGAACGTCCTGCGGCAGACCGTCCAGACGCTGATGGCCTACCCCAAGGGTGACGGCGCCCCGCAGCCCGACGCCGCCCAGAGCTGCGGTTTCACCGACTCCGGGAACGAGCGCTACGCCTGCACGCTGCGCAAGGACCTCAAGTTCTCCGACGGCACCCCGGTCACTGCCGACGACGTCAAGTTCTCCATGGAGCGGGCGCTGACGATCAAGGACCCCGAGGGCGTCTTCGCGCTGTTGTCCACGATCGACACCATCGAGACCAAGGGCGACCGTCAGGTGATCTTCCACCTCAAGACGGCCGACGCCACCTTCCCGTTCAAGCTGTCCACTCCGGTCGCGGGCATCCTCAACCCCAAGGACTACGAGAAGGACAAGCTGCGCGAGGGCTTCTCGATCGACGCCTCCGGCCCGTACACGCTGAAGGCCGAGGTCAAGGACAAGTCGATGGTCAAGGCCGTCTTCACCAAGAACCCCAACTACAAGGGGCTGCTCGACGTGAAGAACGACAAGGTCGAACTGGAGTCCTTCCCCTCCGCGGACGCCATGGGTGAGGCGCTGTCCAAGGGCGACATCGACGTCATGGCCCGCGCCATGACGCCGGACCAGATCGACAAGCTGTCCGCCAAGACCAACGGCGACATCAACCTCGTCGAGATGCCCGGTCTCGAGATCCGTTACCTCGGCTTCAACACCGAGGCCGACTCGGTCAAGAACAAGGCCGTGCGCCAGGCGATGGCCCAGGTCATCAACCGCGGTCAGCTGGTCTCCGAGGTCTACGGCACCCAGGCCGAGCCGCTGTACTCGATGGTCGCGGCCACCGTCACCGGCCACTCCAACGCGTTCCTCAACAAGTACGGCGACCCCAGCGTCAGCAAGGCCAAGACGCGGCTGACCGAGGCCGGCATCACCACCCCGGTGAAGCTGACGATGCACTACACGACCGACCACTACGGCGCGGCGACCAAGAAGGAATTCGAGGTCCTGCAGAAGCAGCTCAACGCCAGTGGCCTGTTCGACGTGTCCATCAAGGGCTACCGCTGGCAGGAGGACGACTACAAGACGAAGGAGCAGAAGGGCCAGTTCGACGTCTACGGCATGGGCTGGTTCCCCGACTTCCCGGACGCCGACAACTACATCTCACCGTTCCTGGACAAGGACAACACCCTCAACACGCCCTACGTGAGCAACAAGATCCGCAACCAGCTGCTGCCGCAGTCGCGGCGTGAGGCCGACCGGCTCAGCGCGGCCAAGGACCTCACGGAGATCCAGGACATCGTCGCCGAGGACGTTCCGCTGCTGCCGCTGTGGCAGGGCAAGCAGTACATCGCCGCCCGCGACGACATCACGGGCTCCGAATGGGCCATCAACTCCTCCTCGACCCTCCAGCTCTGGGAGCTGGGCCGAGGCGTGAAGGGCTGA
- a CDS encoding tRNA (adenine-N1)-methyltransferase, with translation MSEPTGAARRRGPFKVGDQVQLTDPKGRHYTFTLEAGKNFHTHKGSFPHDELIGAPEGSVVRTTGNVAYLALRPLLPDYVLSMPRGAAVVYPKDAGQILAFADIFPGARVVEAGVGSGSLSSFLLRAIGDQGMLHSYERRADFAEIAQGNVERYFGGPHPAWQLTVGDLQDNLSDTDVDRVILDMLAPWECLEAVSKALVPGGILCAYVATTTQLARTVESIREIGCFNEPTAWETMIRNWHIEGLAVRPDHRMIGHTGFLLTARRLADGVEPPMRRRRPAKGAYGEDYAGPNADGGTAGR, from the coding sequence ATGTCCGAACCGACCGGTGCCGCCCGCCGTCGCGGGCCCTTCAAGGTCGGGGACCAGGTACAGCTGACCGACCCCAAGGGTCGCCACTACACGTTCACGCTCGAAGCCGGGAAGAACTTCCACACCCACAAGGGTTCCTTCCCGCACGACGAACTGATCGGCGCCCCCGAGGGGAGCGTCGTCCGTACCACCGGGAACGTCGCCTACCTCGCGCTGCGCCCCCTGCTCCCCGACTACGTCCTGTCCATGCCCCGCGGGGCCGCCGTCGTCTACCCCAAGGACGCGGGGCAGATCCTGGCCTTCGCCGACATCTTCCCCGGCGCCCGCGTCGTGGAGGCCGGCGTCGGCTCCGGCTCGCTCAGCAGCTTCCTGCTGCGTGCCATCGGCGACCAGGGCATGCTGCACAGCTACGAGCGTCGCGCGGACTTCGCCGAGATCGCCCAGGGCAACGTCGAGCGCTATTTCGGGGGTCCGCACCCCGCCTGGCAGCTCACCGTCGGCGACCTCCAGGACAACCTCTCCGACACCGACGTCGACCGCGTCATCCTCGACATGCTCGCCCCCTGGGAGTGCCTGGAGGCCGTCTCCAAGGCGCTCGTCCCCGGCGGCATCCTGTGCGCCTACGTCGCCACCACCACCCAGCTCGCGCGGACCGTGGAGTCGATCCGGGAGATCGGCTGCTTCAACGAGCCGACCGCCTGGGAGACGATGATCCGCAACTGGCACATCGAGGGCCTCGCCGTCCGCCCGGACCACCGCATGATCGGGCACACCGGGTTCCTGCTCACCGCCCGCCGCCTCGCCGACGGCGTCGAGCCGCCCATGCGCCGCCGCCGCCCCGCGAAGGGCGCCTACGGCGAGGACTACGCCGGTCCCAACGCCGACGGAGGCACCGCCGGCCGCTGA
- the arc gene encoding proteasome ATPase yields the protein MAAHDDDMNRGIRPGRGSDDPAGQIAYLEQEIAVLRRKLADSPRHTRILEERIVELQTNLAGVSAQNERLAGTLREARDQIVALKEEVDRLAQPPAGFGVFLQANEDGTADIFTGGRKLRVNVSPSVELDELRRGQEVMLNEALNVVDAMEFESVGDIVTLKEILEDGERALVIGHTDEERVVRLAEPLLDITIRPGDALLMEPRSGYVYEVVPKSEVEELVLEEVPDIGYEQIGGLGGQIEAIRDAVELPYLYPDLFKEHELRPPKGVLLYGPPGCGKTLIAKAVANSLAKKVAEVTGQAAGKSFFLNIKGPELLNKYVGETERQIRLVFQRAREKASEGTPVIVFFDEMESLFRTRGSGVSSDVENTIVPQLLAEIDGVEGLQNVVVIGASNREDMIDPAILRPGRLDVKIKIERPDAEAAKDIFGKYLTERLPLHGDDLTEHSGDKASTVQGMIQTAVEHMYAESEENRFLEVTYANGDKEVLYFKDFNSGAMIENIVGRAKKMAIKDFLEKNQKGLRVSHLLQACVDEFKENEDLPNTTNPDDWARISGKKGERIVYIRTLITGKQGSDTGRSIDTVANTGQYL from the coding sequence GTGGCAGCCCACGACGACGACATGAACCGCGGCATCCGCCCGGGACGCGGGTCCGACGACCCGGCCGGGCAGATCGCCTATCTTGAGCAGGAGATCGCCGTCCTGCGACGCAAGCTCGCCGACTCTCCGCGACACACGAGGATTCTCGAGGAGCGGATCGTCGAGCTGCAGACCAACCTGGCCGGCGTGTCCGCCCAGAACGAACGACTCGCCGGAACGCTCCGCGAGGCCCGCGACCAGATCGTCGCCCTCAAGGAGGAGGTCGACCGGCTGGCCCAGCCGCCGGCCGGCTTCGGCGTCTTCCTGCAGGCCAATGAGGACGGCACCGCCGACATCTTCACCGGCGGCCGCAAACTCCGCGTCAACGTCAGCCCCTCCGTGGAGCTCGACGAACTCAGGCGCGGCCAGGAAGTGATGCTCAACGAAGCTCTCAACGTGGTCGACGCCATGGAGTTCGAGAGCGTCGGCGACATCGTCACCCTCAAGGAGATCCTCGAGGACGGCGAACGCGCCCTGGTCATCGGGCACACCGACGAGGAGCGGGTGGTGCGGCTCGCCGAGCCGCTGCTCGACATCACCATCCGTCCCGGCGACGCCCTGCTGATGGAGCCCCGTTCCGGCTACGTCTACGAGGTCGTCCCCAAGAGCGAGGTCGAGGAACTCGTCCTCGAAGAGGTCCCCGACATCGGCTACGAGCAGATCGGCGGTCTCGGCGGCCAGATCGAGGCCATCCGGGACGCGGTCGAACTGCCGTATCTCTACCCCGACCTCTTCAAGGAGCACGAACTGCGGCCGCCCAAGGGCGTGCTGCTCTACGGGCCCCCCGGATGCGGCAAGACGCTCATCGCCAAGGCCGTCGCCAACTCGCTGGCCAAGAAGGTCGCCGAGGTCACCGGCCAGGCCGCCGGCAAGAGCTTCTTCCTCAACATCAAGGGCCCCGAGCTCCTGAACAAGTACGTCGGCGAGACCGAGCGGCAGATCCGCCTGGTCTTCCAGCGGGCCCGTGAGAAGGCGTCCGAGGGCACCCCCGTCATCGTCTTCTTCGACGAGATGGAGTCCCTCTTCCGTACCCGCGGCTCCGGCGTCAGCTCGGACGTGGAGAACACCATCGTCCCGCAGCTGCTCGCCGAGATCGACGGTGTGGAGGGCCTGCAGAACGTGGTGGTGATCGGCGCCTCCAACCGTGAGGACATGATCGACCCCGCGATCCTGCGCCCCGGCCGGCTCGACGTGAAGATCAAGATCGAACGTCCGGACGCCGAGGCGGCCAAGGACATCTTCGGCAAGTACCTCACCGAGCGCCTCCCGCTGCACGGCGACGACCTCACCGAACACAGTGGCGACAAGGCGTCCACGGTCCAGGGAATGATCCAGACCGCGGTCGAGCACATGTACGCCGAATCCGAGGAAAACCGCTTCCTGGAAGTCACCTACGCCAATGGCGACAAGGAAGTCCTGTACTTCAAGGACTTCAACTCCGGCGCCATGATCGAGAACATCGTCGGGCGCGCCAAGAAAATGGCGATCAAGGACTTCCTGGAGAAGAACCAGAAGGGCCTCCGCGTCTCCCACCTGCTCCAGGCATGCGTGGACGAGTTCAAGGAGAACGAGGACCTGCCCAACACCACCAATCCGGACGACTGGGCCCGCATCTCCGGAAAGAAGGGCGAGCGGATCGTCTACATCCGTACGCTCATCACCGGAAAACAGGGTTCGGACACCGGGCGCTCCATCGACACCGTGGCCAACACCGGGCAGTACCTGTAG